A genomic segment from Amycolatopsis camponoti encodes:
- a CDS encoding alpha/beta hydrolase → MPHDVDLQYGPDAHQLVNVYHPGSGDRPVIVYFHGGRWREGHPAYYDHLAAPWVDAGAVFLSCGYRLEPRHTIADAVADAAAAVEWARANATRYGGDPDRITVAGHSAGGHLAAMVTLTDSSPGPVAGTVCMSAPTDLRGIVEDPAQARRLSPALRVSRAPERVVISFGDPEPNRKADDDFWLTRQGRLLADALTDAGRPPVTVTLTGTDHIGTATAFADPTSELFEAAHQVVFGGTR, encoded by the coding sequence GTGCCCCATGACGTCGACCTCCAGTACGGACCCGACGCCCACCAGCTGGTGAACGTCTACCACCCAGGATCCGGCGACCGGCCGGTCATCGTGTACTTCCACGGCGGCCGCTGGCGCGAGGGCCACCCGGCCTACTACGACCACCTCGCCGCCCCCTGGGTGGACGCCGGCGCGGTCTTCCTGTCCTGCGGCTACCGGCTCGAACCGCGCCACACCATCGCCGACGCCGTCGCGGACGCGGCCGCGGCGGTGGAGTGGGCACGCGCGAACGCCACCCGGTACGGGGGTGACCCGGACCGCATCACCGTGGCCGGGCACTCCGCGGGCGGCCATCTCGCCGCGATGGTCACGCTGACCGACAGCTCCCCCGGCCCGGTGGCGGGCACCGTGTGCATGAGTGCGCCCACCGATCTGCGGGGAATCGTCGAAGACCCGGCGCAGGCCCGGCGGCTCAGCCCCGCACTGCGGGTGAGCCGCGCCCCCGAGCGGGTGGTGATCTCCTTCGGGGATCCGGAGCCCAACCGCAAGGCGGACGACGACTTCTGGCTGACCCGCCAGGGACGGCTGCTCGCCGACGCCCTGACCGACGCGGGCCGGCCGCCGGTGACCGTGACGCTGACCGGGACCGACCACATCGGCACCGCCACCGCCTTCGCCGACCCGACGTCGGAGCTGTTCGAAGCCGCGCACCAGGTGGTTTTCGGAGGCACCCGATGA
- a CDS encoding aldehyde dehydrogenase family protein has protein sequence MSRGHRAKVLSYLDLAVQEGAEVLAGGGIPDLGEDLARGAWIEPTVWTGLDNSCRTVREEVFGPVAALIPFDTEEDAIGLANDTEYGLAASVWTSDLTRAHRVAQAMNVGLSWVNTWYLRDLRAPFGGTGRSGIGREGGKHSLHFYTETTNVCVAL, from the coding sequence ATCTCCCGGGGACACCGGGCCAAGGTGCTCTCATACCTCGACCTCGCCGTTCAGGAAGGTGCCGAAGTCCTTGCCGGGGGCGGCATCCCCGATCTCGGCGAGGACCTGGCGCGCGGCGCCTGGATCGAACCGACGGTGTGGACCGGCCTGGACAATTCCTGTCGTACCGTGCGCGAGGAAGTCTTCGGTCCGGTCGCCGCGCTGATCCCCTTCGACACCGAAGAGGACGCGATCGGTTTGGCGAACGACACCGAATACGGGCTGGCCGCTTCGGTGTGGACCAGCGATCTGACCCGGGCCCACCGGGTGGCGCAGGCGATGAACGTCGGCCTTTCCTGGGTCAACACCTGGTACCTGCGCGACCTGCGCGCCCCCTTCGGCGGGACGGGCCGCTCCGGCATCGGGCGCGAGGGCGGGAAGCACTCGCTGCACTTCTACACCGAGACGACGAATGTGTGCGTGGCCCTATGA
- a CDS encoding 2-keto-4-pentenoate hydratase, with product MTGSTLSRYASALDEAVTSRLAIAQLSRTAALTLDDAYRVQALGSELRAARGDRLVGVKLGFTSKAKARQMGVSDVIFGRLHARGENADGGSVALADYIHPRVEPEVAFRLGARFDARASADPEAELRAAVDAVAPGLEIIDSRYADFRFSLTDVVADNTSAAGFVIGAWQPADLTATGVRFAERPVTLEIDDVVAATGSTSDILGDPVLALPAIARMAAAQGVVLPAGSVLLAGAATAAVALPGGVTVRATVAGLGTVHVTTIPAEER from the coding sequence ATGACCGGATCGACTCTTTCCCGGTACGCCTCGGCGCTCGATGAGGCCGTCACCTCCAGGCTGGCCATCGCGCAGCTGAGCCGGACCGCCGCCCTCACCCTGGACGACGCCTACCGCGTGCAGGCACTCGGCTCCGAGCTGCGGGCGGCTCGCGGTGACCGCCTCGTCGGTGTGAAGCTCGGGTTCACCAGCAAGGCCAAGGCACGGCAGATGGGCGTCTCCGACGTCATCTTCGGCCGGCTGCACGCGCGCGGCGAAAACGCCGACGGTGGCAGCGTCGCGCTGGCGGACTACATCCACCCGCGCGTCGAGCCGGAGGTGGCCTTCCGCCTCGGTGCGCGGTTCGACGCGCGCGCCTCGGCCGACCCCGAGGCCGAACTGCGCGCCGCCGTCGACGCGGTCGCCCCCGGGCTGGAGATCATCGACAGCCGCTACGCGGACTTCCGGTTCTCCCTCACCGACGTCGTCGCCGACAACACCTCGGCGGCCGGGTTCGTGATCGGAGCCTGGCAGCCGGCCGATCTCACCGCCACCGGTGTCCGGTTCGCCGAGCGGCCGGTGACCCTGGAGATCGACGACGTGGTCGCGGCGACCGGGAGCACCAGCGACATCCTCGGCGACCCGGTGCTCGCCCTGCCGGCGATCGCCCGCATGGCCGCCGCGCAGGGAGTCGTCCTGCCCGCCGGTTCCGTGCTGCTGGCCGGGGCGGCGACCGCCGCGGTCGCTCTCCCGGGCGGGGTCACGGTCCGCGCGACCGTCGCGGGTCTTGGCACCGTTCACGTCACCACCATCCCCGCGGAGGAGCGATGA
- a CDS encoding RidA family protein, with protein sequence MTDKSLVVEGKATPRGRFPHVKVVGDLVFVSGTSSRRPDNTFAGAGADAMGVTDLDIEAQTRAVLDNISDVLAAVDCTLDDLVQVTAYLVSMNDFGGYNRVWDEYFDASGPTRTTVAVHQLPHPYLLIEIQAVAVRRPGRTAKEKS encoded by the coding sequence ATGACCGACAAGTCCCTCGTGGTCGAGGGGAAGGCCACGCCCCGCGGCCGGTTCCCGCACGTCAAGGTCGTCGGCGACCTGGTGTTCGTCTCCGGGACCAGCAGCCGCCGCCCCGACAACACCTTCGCCGGGGCCGGCGCCGACGCGATGGGGGTGACCGATCTCGACATCGAGGCGCAGACCCGGGCCGTGCTCGACAACATCAGCGACGTCCTCGCCGCCGTGGACTGCACGCTCGACGATCTGGTCCAGGTCACCGCCTATCTCGTCAGCATGAACGACTTCGGCGGCTACAACCGCGTATGGGACGAGTACTTCGACGCTTCCGGCCCCACGCGGACCACCGTCGCGGTCCACCAGCTTCCCCACCCGTACCTGCTCATCGAGATCCAGGCCGTCGCCGTGCGCCGGCCCGGCCGCACCGCCAAGGAGAAGTCATGA
- a CDS encoding 3-hydroxyanthranilate 3,4-dioxygenase: protein MTSSLPPVFNFPQWLAEHEHLLKPPVNNKAMWDTSGDFIVQIVGGPNQRLDFHFEPFEEYFYQVKGTMHVNVITEDGPRRVDIGEGDMWLLPGSTWHSPQRPEEGSIGIVVERVRPEGTTEQFGWFCRECGTKVHSVELQVRDIVADLPPVFEAFHASVEQRTCGNCGALHPGKG from the coding sequence ATGACGTCGTCACTGCCTCCGGTCTTCAACTTCCCGCAGTGGCTCGCCGAGCACGAGCACCTGCTGAAGCCACCGGTCAACAACAAGGCGATGTGGGACACCAGCGGTGACTTCATCGTGCAGATCGTCGGCGGTCCCAACCAGCGGCTCGACTTCCACTTCGAGCCGTTCGAGGAGTACTTCTACCAGGTCAAGGGCACTATGCACGTCAACGTGATCACCGAGGACGGTCCGCGGCGCGTGGACATCGGCGAAGGCGACATGTGGCTGCTGCCCGGCAGCACCTGGCACTCACCGCAGCGCCCGGAGGAAGGATCCATCGGCATCGTGGTGGAGCGCGTCCGCCCCGAGGGCACGACGGAGCAGTTCGGCTGGTTCTGCCGGGAGTGCGGCACGAAGGTGCATTCGGTGGAGCTGCAGGTGCGGGACATCGTCGCCGACCTGCCGCCGGTGTTCGAGGCCTTCCACGCGTCCGTCGAGCAGCGCACGTGCGGAAACTGCGGCGCGCTGCACCCCGGTAAGGGCTGA
- a CDS encoding amidohydrolase family protein, whose protein sequence is MSDVIDVHTHYVPAGWPDLGPGQPWLRVESERQAMIMVGETEFRAIDSACWDASARLADMAADGVRAQVVSPTPLFFGYDLSGAEAVKVCRIFNDLALDICAPDRERFIPFAQVPLQDPDAACRELDRCLDAGHAGVEIGNHVGDQDLDAEGVVTFLQHAASRGAPVFVHPWDMPTSPRLDRWMARWLTGMPAETHLSVLAMILGGVFDRVPGSLRICFAHGGGSFAFWLGRLENAWHRRPDLIATSQLPPSAYLGRFSVDSVVFDPVALRTLVDTLGADHVMLGSDYPYPLGERPVGQVLRKADFLSAAEREAIAGGNALRWVGRVAADQRVCP, encoded by the coding sequence GTGTCCGACGTCATCGACGTGCACACCCACTACGTCCCGGCCGGCTGGCCGGACCTCGGTCCCGGACAGCCCTGGCTGCGCGTGGAGTCCGAACGCCAGGCGATGATCATGGTGGGGGAGACCGAGTTCCGGGCCATCGATTCGGCCTGCTGGGACGCGTCGGCCCGGCTGGCCGACATGGCGGCCGACGGGGTGCGGGCCCAGGTGGTCTCGCCCACACCGCTGTTCTTCGGGTACGACTTGAGCGGTGCCGAGGCGGTCAAGGTCTGCCGGATCTTCAACGATCTCGCCCTGGACATCTGCGCACCCGACCGGGAGCGCTTCATCCCGTTCGCCCAGGTGCCGTTGCAGGACCCCGACGCGGCCTGCCGCGAACTCGACCGCTGCCTGGACGCCGGGCACGCCGGGGTGGAGATCGGCAACCACGTCGGCGACCAGGACCTCGACGCGGAAGGCGTCGTCACCTTCCTCCAGCACGCGGCCTCGCGCGGCGCGCCGGTCTTCGTGCATCCCTGGGACATGCCCACCTCGCCGCGGTTGGACCGCTGGATGGCGCGGTGGCTGACCGGGATGCCGGCGGAGACCCACCTCTCCGTGCTCGCCATGATCCTCGGCGGGGTGTTCGACCGGGTGCCGGGCTCGCTGCGGATCTGTTTCGCGCACGGCGGCGGGTCGTTCGCGTTCTGGCTGGGGCGCCTGGAGAACGCCTGGCATCGCCGCCCGGACCTCATCGCCACCTCGCAGCTGCCGCCCTCGGCCTATCTCGGCCGGTTCAGCGTGGACAGCGTCGTCTTCGACCCCGTGGCTCTGCGCACGCTGGTCGACACCCTCGGCGCGGACCACGTGATGCTGGGTAGCGACTACCCCTACCCGCTGGGCGAACGGCCCGTCGGCCAGGTACTCCGGAAGGCCGACTTCCTCAGCGCCGCGGAGCGCGAGGCGATCGCCGGTGGCAACGCGCTGCGCTGGGTCGGGCGCGTGGCCGCCGACCAGCGGGTATGTCCATAG
- a CDS encoding LysR substrate-binding domain-containing protein, translating to MEIPRMLDGRLKFRHLLLVEALSGQGSVVGAAAALHVTQPVVTRSLQDLERILGVTLYERGPRGIRPTEFGDAFTEYARSALAQMNQASRHLQEIADATRGHVVIGTHLAGSNLLLPRAVAHLKRDRPALRIVVREATPGALLDDLVAGKIDFIVGRLATVPPEGTIQQTLHAETIRVIARSGHPLAARTEIPLDELIAYPWILPGVETALRTELEEFFHRNDVSLPPDRVETTAFLTIRQLLVETDMVAALPELIGASDPRLTALPISLDLVGARVGITLAAGRRLSPASEAMMQSLVAVADSVQPQPARSD from the coding sequence ATGGAAATACCGCGGATGCTGGACGGGCGGCTGAAGTTCCGCCATCTCCTGCTCGTCGAGGCGCTTTCCGGTCAGGGGAGCGTGGTCGGCGCCGCGGCCGCGCTCCACGTCACCCAGCCCGTGGTCACCCGCAGCCTCCAGGACCTCGAACGCATCCTCGGCGTCACCCTCTACGAACGCGGCCCGCGGGGGATCCGGCCCACCGAGTTCGGTGACGCTTTCACCGAGTACGCGCGCTCGGCGCTGGCCCAGATGAACCAGGCGAGCAGGCACCTCCAGGAGATCGCCGACGCCACCCGCGGCCACGTGGTCATCGGCACCCATCTCGCGGGCTCCAACCTCCTGCTGCCGCGGGCCGTCGCCCATCTCAAGCGAGACCGCCCCGCCCTGAGGATCGTCGTGCGCGAAGCGACGCCTGGGGCGCTGCTTGACGACCTCGTCGCCGGCAAGATCGACTTCATCGTCGGTCGCCTGGCGACGGTCCCCCCGGAGGGGACGATCCAGCAGACGCTGCACGCGGAAACCATCCGTGTGATCGCGCGCAGCGGCCACCCGCTCGCGGCACGCACCGAGATCCCGCTCGACGAGCTGATCGCCTACCCGTGGATCCTGCCGGGGGTGGAGACGGCGCTGCGCACGGAGCTCGAGGAGTTCTTCCACCGCAACGACGTCTCCCTGCCCCCCGACCGCGTCGAGACGACCGCGTTCCTCACCATCCGCCAGCTCCTCGTGGAGACCGACATGGTGGCCGCGCTCCCGGAACTCATCGGCGCGAGCGACCCCCGGCTCACCGCGCTGCCGATCTCGCTCGACCTCGTCGGCGCACGCGTCGGGATCACGCTGGCGGCCGGCCGTCGGCTGAGCCCGGCCTCGGAGGCCATGATGCAGTCGCTGGTCGCGGTCGCGGATTCCGTGCAGCCTCAGCCGGCTCGATCCGACTGA
- a CDS encoding TetR/AcrR family transcriptional regulator: MLIDYSINLEPSMPEAGNARSLVMRSRIIEGAVEVVADDGVAASTAVIAKRVGVAQGSVFHHFETKAGLLDAVFAVLKKELRAAVIADLDDALPLDDKLWLIWRRWTDWGTRNPARRRALLLIGVSEYVSSQTRQESELESVVGVELFQEASRTGVLRQQPIRFVGALVEAVANSTMDMMALEPARADEYRLAGYRAMRNMLG; this comes from the coding sequence ATGTTGATTGATTACTCGATCAATTTGGAGCCGTCGATGCCGGAAGCCGGAAATGCCCGATCCTTGGTGATGCGCAGCCGCATCATCGAAGGCGCTGTCGAGGTGGTGGCCGACGATGGCGTCGCTGCATCCACGGCCGTCATCGCGAAGCGTGTAGGTGTCGCGCAGGGCTCGGTGTTCCATCACTTCGAGACCAAGGCGGGTCTGCTCGACGCGGTCTTCGCCGTGTTGAAGAAGGAGTTGCGCGCGGCGGTGATCGCTGACCTCGACGACGCGCTCCCGCTGGACGACAAGCTGTGGCTCATCTGGCGGCGCTGGACCGACTGGGGGACGCGGAACCCGGCTCGTCGCCGCGCTCTGCTGCTGATCGGCGTGTCGGAGTACGTGAGCAGCCAGACGCGGCAGGAGTCGGAGCTCGAGTCCGTCGTCGGCGTGGAACTCTTCCAGGAGGCGAGTCGTACAGGTGTCTTGCGGCAGCAGCCGATCCGGTTCGTCGGCGCTCTCGTCGAGGCGGTCGCGAATTCGACCATGGACATGATGGCACTCGAGCCCGCCAGGGCCGACGAGTACCGCTTGGCGGGGTACCGCGCCATGCGGAACATGCTTGGCTGA
- a CDS encoding (2Fe-2S)-binding protein, translated as MAVSETVESKGAGRPRTGDGDVHTVINGEPVFARLDDPRRSLAELLRDERGLTGTKIGCNQGGCGACTVLVDGRRVLSCLTLAVKVDGREVTTIEGVGTEDDLHPLQEALIEHDGFQCGFCTPGQICSAIGMAGELSRGLPSRVTGDVAATQMSWSREEIQERMSGNLCRCGAYNGIVDAIMETFAAAAPADTERQGAR; from the coding sequence ATGGCAGTCTCGGAGACAGTCGAGTCGAAAGGTGCCGGCCGGCCGCGAACCGGCGACGGCGACGTCCACACGGTGATCAACGGCGAGCCGGTCTTCGCGAGGTTGGACGATCCACGCCGCTCGCTGGCGGAGTTGCTCCGCGATGAGCGCGGGCTGACCGGCACCAAGATCGGCTGCAACCAGGGCGGCTGTGGCGCGTGCACCGTGCTCGTCGACGGCCGGCGAGTCCTGTCGTGCCTCACGCTGGCGGTGAAGGTCGACGGGCGCGAGGTCACGACCATCGAGGGCGTCGGGACCGAGGACGACCTGCACCCGCTTCAGGAGGCGCTCATCGAGCATGACGGCTTTCAGTGCGGGTTCTGCACGCCGGGGCAGATCTGCTCGGCGATCGGGATGGCGGGCGAGCTCTCCCGCGGACTGCCCAGCCGAGTGACCGGCGACGTGGCCGCCACGCAGATGTCGTGGAGTCGCGAGGAGATCCAGGAACGCATGAGCGGCAACCTGTGCCGCTGCGGCGCCTACAACGGGATCGTCGACGCGATCATGGAGACCTTCGCCGCTGCGGCACCCGCCGATACCGAGCGTCAGGGGGCACGGTGA
- a CDS encoding FAD binding domain-containing protein: protein MKTFTYLRPPNPQAAVEAATTHRARYVAGGTNLLDLMREGVEQPTGLVDVSELSTGIRRDIDGTLVLGAGATNTAVAEHPDVRTWFPLISRSVLNGASGQIRNMATVGGNLLQRTRCLYFYDATTRCNKRVEGSGCDAVEGDHRNHAILGASPSCAATHSSDLCVALAALDASVHVLGPGGERTIDLLEFYELPGDRPSVENVLGPHELITSVSVPPLSYGRRSTYRKVRERTSYAFALVSVAAALDIEDGVVRDARLALGGVAPKPWRATGAEALLRGARATGDEFRRAAEAVVEDASPLRDNAYTIPLATRTIVATLEQLAGAEARS from the coding sequence GTGAAGACCTTCACCTACCTTCGACCGCCGAATCCGCAGGCCGCGGTGGAGGCTGCCACCACGCACCGCGCCCGGTACGTCGCGGGCGGAACCAATCTGCTGGATCTGATGCGTGAGGGCGTCGAGCAGCCGACGGGGCTCGTGGACGTTTCGGAGCTCTCCACGGGCATCCGGCGTGACATCGACGGAACCCTCGTCCTCGGAGCCGGTGCCACGAACACCGCGGTCGCCGAGCACCCCGACGTCCGGACCTGGTTCCCGCTGATCTCCAGGTCCGTCCTCAACGGCGCGTCCGGGCAGATACGCAACATGGCGACGGTGGGCGGGAACCTGCTGCAGCGCACCCGCTGCCTGTACTTCTACGATGCGACGACCCGGTGCAACAAGCGTGTCGAGGGCTCCGGTTGCGACGCGGTCGAAGGGGACCACCGCAACCACGCCATCCTGGGAGCCTCTCCGAGTTGCGCGGCGACCCATTCGTCCGACCTGTGCGTCGCACTGGCCGCGCTGGACGCGTCCGTCCACGTGCTCGGCCCCGGCGGTGAGCGGACCATCGATCTCCTCGAGTTCTACGAACTTCCCGGGGACCGGCCCAGTGTGGAGAACGTCCTCGGCCCGCACGAGCTGATCACCTCCGTATCGGTTCCGCCGCTGAGCTACGGGCGCCGGTCGACCTACCGCAAGGTGCGGGAACGCACCAGCTACGCGTTCGCCCTGGTGTCGGTGGCCGCGGCGCTGGACATCGAAGACGGAGTGGTCCGCGATGCTCGCCTGGCGCTGGGCGGCGTCGCACCGAAACCCTGGCGGGCGACCGGGGCCGAGGCGCTGTTGCGAGGTGCCCGTGCCACCGGCGACGAGTTCCGGCGTGCTGCCGAGGCCGTGGTCGAGGACGCCAGCCCGCTGCGCGACAACGCGTACACGATTCCACTGGCGACGCGCACCATCGTCGCCACTCTCGAACAACTCGCGGGTGCGGAGGCCCGGTCATGA
- a CDS encoding xanthine dehydrogenase family protein molybdopterin-binding subunit — MSLMQRVVGLVARALPDRAPDPMLDRKDAFAGTPLSRVDGPLKVTGGAEYTADVAVPGLTHAAMVCSTIAGGRIESITVADAEKAAGVVLVMTYRNAPVLSPAPTLMSFTGASFTDAPMMQDARVRWDGEPIAVVVAETLAQARHAASLVKVTYAEDPSARVDFDALKSRARRPAAVQGQRPRMTKGSVDEALRTGDVVVDHVYRTPRHNHAAIEPHATAVAWHGDDSMTVWDSTQAVTHTQMGLAKVFGLEREKVRVVSQFVGGGFGNKMMWNHQVLCAAAAKLSGRPVRITMSREDVFRVTGGRTLSEQRVALSATRHGKLSALVHEGTTTIGVDGNGFAEQFTFPARVLYAADNFVVDQRVLELNMVPNASMRAPGESIGSFALESAVDEVAEGLGMDPIEFRRGVQPDKNPSSGRPFAMRNLMRAYDLGAARFGWDARNPVPRSHREGEWWIGHGVASCNYPYVRLPGAKASVRIDSDGHAVVRTAAHEMGMGTPTVQVQHAAARLGLPVEQVRFEYGDSELPAGIPAGGSAQTVAIIASVTDAVDKLVKELLKLTRAGSPISGARPRQVELRDGGIYRKDGGPGISYRELLRAAGRDHVEAVGAGSLPLEMMKHSMESFGAQFCEVRVSDVTGEVRVNRWVGSFDTGLVLNPKTAASQFRGGIVMGLGQALTEETAFDTRRGRIMNPSLAHYHVPVHADVPPIDVVWLDIPDPLAPMGAHGVGEIGVVGVAGAVANAVYNAIGVRFRELPLTPGKVLSGLAALEAESREARSTV; from the coding sequence ATGAGTCTGATGCAACGAGTGGTCGGGCTGGTCGCGCGAGCCCTTCCCGACCGGGCCCCGGATCCGATGCTCGACCGGAAGGACGCATTCGCCGGCACGCCGCTGTCCCGGGTCGACGGGCCACTGAAGGTCACCGGTGGAGCGGAGTACACCGCCGATGTCGCGGTGCCCGGGCTCACCCACGCCGCGATGGTGTGCAGCACGATCGCCGGCGGCCGCATCGAGTCCATCACCGTGGCCGACGCGGAGAAAGCGGCCGGCGTGGTGCTGGTGATGACGTACCGGAACGCACCCGTACTGTCGCCCGCACCGACGCTGATGAGCTTCACCGGCGCGTCGTTCACCGATGCGCCCATGATGCAGGACGCGCGAGTCCGCTGGGATGGGGAACCGATCGCGGTCGTGGTCGCGGAGACCCTCGCACAGGCACGGCACGCGGCATCGCTGGTGAAGGTGACCTACGCCGAGGATCCTTCGGCACGCGTGGACTTCGACGCCTTGAAGTCTCGAGCGCGGCGCCCGGCCGCCGTCCAGGGACAACGACCGCGGATGACGAAGGGCAGCGTGGACGAGGCGCTGCGCACCGGCGACGTGGTGGTCGATCACGTCTACCGGACGCCACGGCACAACCACGCCGCCATCGAGCCGCACGCGACCGCAGTGGCCTGGCACGGTGACGACAGCATGACCGTGTGGGACAGCACGCAGGCCGTCACGCACACCCAGATGGGACTGGCCAAGGTGTTCGGCCTCGAGCGTGAGAAGGTCCGGGTGGTCTCGCAGTTCGTCGGCGGTGGCTTCGGGAACAAGATGATGTGGAACCACCAGGTGCTCTGCGCCGCCGCGGCGAAGCTGTCCGGCAGGCCCGTCCGCATCACGATGAGCCGGGAGGACGTCTTCCGGGTCACCGGCGGGCGCACGCTTTCCGAGCAACGCGTCGCACTGTCCGCGACGCGTCACGGCAAGCTGAGCGCTCTCGTGCACGAGGGCACCACCACGATCGGCGTCGACGGCAACGGGTTCGCGGAGCAATTCACGTTCCCCGCGCGGGTCCTCTACGCCGCCGACAACTTCGTCGTCGACCAGAGGGTGCTGGAGCTGAACATGGTGCCGAACGCCTCCATGCGCGCGCCCGGCGAGTCCATCGGATCGTTCGCCCTGGAATCCGCCGTGGACGAAGTGGCCGAGGGCCTCGGCATGGACCCGATCGAATTCCGGCGCGGGGTGCAGCCGGACAAAAATCCTTCCAGCGGCAGGCCATTCGCCATGCGCAACCTCATGCGGGCCTACGACCTGGGTGCGGCGCGGTTCGGCTGGGACGCGCGGAACCCGGTGCCACGATCACACCGCGAGGGCGAGTGGTGGATCGGCCACGGCGTCGCCTCGTGCAACTACCCGTACGTCCGGCTGCCCGGCGCGAAGGCGTCGGTCAGGATCGACAGCGACGGCCACGCCGTGGTCCGGACCGCTGCGCACGAGATGGGCATGGGGACCCCCACCGTGCAGGTGCAGCACGCCGCGGCGAGGCTGGGCCTTCCAGTGGAACAGGTCCGCTTCGAGTACGGCGACAGTGAGCTTCCGGCCGGGATCCCGGCCGGCGGTTCCGCGCAGACCGTCGCCATCATCGCCTCGGTCACCGACGCCGTCGACAAGCTGGTCAAAGAACTCCTCAAGCTGACCAGAGCGGGGTCGCCGATTTCCGGGGCGCGACCGCGGCAGGTCGAACTACGCGACGGGGGCATCTACCGCAAGGACGGCGGACCGGGCATCTCCTACCGTGAGCTGCTCCGGGCAGCGGGACGCGACCACGTCGAGGCGGTCGGCGCGGGCTCCCTGCCGCTGGAGATGATGAAGCACTCGATGGAGTCCTTCGGCGCCCAGTTCTGCGAGGTTCGCGTCAGCGACGTCACCGGCGAAGTCCGCGTCAACCGCTGGGTCGGCTCCTTCGACACCGGCCTCGTGCTCAACCCGAAGACGGCGGCCAGCCAATTCCGCGGCGGCATCGTGATGGGACTGGGCCAGGCCCTGACCGAGGAGACAGCCTTCGACACCCGGCGGGGACGAATCATGAACCCTTCGCTGGCCCACTACCACGTACCGGTTCACGCCGACGTGCCGCCGATCGACGTGGTGTGGCTGGACATCCCGGATCCCCTCGCGCCGATGGGTGCGCACGGCGTGGGCGAGATCGGCGTGGTCGGGGTCGCCGGCGCCGTCGCCAACGCCGTCTACAACGCGATCGGAGTACGGTTCCGCGAATTGCCCCTCACACCGGGCAAAGTGCTCAGTGGACTCGCCGCGCTGGAGGCGGAGTCCCGGGAAGCACGATCGACCGTCTGA
- a CDS encoding zinc-dependent alcohol dehydrogenase family protein: protein MPVSVTASGAGPDSSVLDAIDHAPNRETRRGALMTETMRRWEMDDIGRDRLELRHVPIPQPQRGEVLVQVAAVALNYRDKMVTESGRGLPLSFPFTPGSDLSGTVVATGDEVTRFAIGEHVISTFTPDWIDGRRHGDARTPSYRTLGGHYPGVLAEYVALPAEWFVHAPGTLAHAEASTLPCAGLTAWFALAERGGVRAGDTVLVEGTGGVSLFGIQLAKALGAEVIVSGSAHKLPRAAELGADHCVDRTREDWIEAILEITDDRGADHILEVVGGAHLGKAVQTAAVGGTIYQIGALEGFDVTAPVMPLMLKDITVQGIGTGHRRALEDLVRAVDRTGLKPVIDERYPLTELPAALDHLDRGAFGKVVVEVA, encoded by the coding sequence TTGCCGGTCAGCGTCACCGCATCGGGTGCCGGACCGGACAGTTCCGTACTCGATGCGATCGACCACGCGCCAAACCGGGAAACACGACGGGGAGCTTTGATGACGGAGACCATGCGGCGCTGGGAAATGGACGACATCGGCCGCGATCGGCTGGAACTCAGGCACGTTCCGATTCCCCAGCCACAGCGGGGCGAAGTTCTGGTGCAGGTGGCGGCCGTCGCACTCAACTACCGCGACAAGATGGTCACCGAAAGCGGGCGGGGGTTGCCGCTCTCCTTTCCGTTCACCCCCGGGTCCGACCTGTCGGGAACAGTGGTGGCGACCGGCGACGAGGTCACCCGCTTCGCCATCGGCGAGCACGTGATCTCCACCTTCACCCCGGACTGGATCGACGGCCGCCGCCACGGCGACGCCCGGACGCCGTCCTACCGGACCCTCGGTGGTCACTACCCGGGCGTCCTGGCGGAGTACGTGGCCTTGCCGGCGGAATGGTTCGTCCACGCGCCGGGAACGCTCGCACACGCGGAAGCCAGCACGTTGCCGTGCGCCGGGCTGACCGCGTGGTTCGCGCTCGCCGAACGTGGTGGAGTGCGGGCCGGCGACACGGTGCTGGTCGAGGGGACCGGCGGGGTGTCGCTGTTCGGGATCCAGCTCGCGAAGGCGCTGGGGGCCGAGGTCATCGTGTCCGGCAGCGCCCACAAGCTGCCGCGCGCCGCGGAACTCGGCGCCGACCACTGCGTCGACCGCACGCGTGAGGACTGGATCGAGGCCATCCTCGAGATCACCGACGACCGCGGCGCGGACCACATCCTCGAAGTGGTGGGCGGGGCGCATCTCGGAAAGGCCGTCCAGACCGCGGCGGTCGGTGGGACGATCTACCAGATCGGCGCGCTGGAGGGCTTTGACGTGACTGCTCCCGTGATGCCCCTGATGCTCAAAGACATCACCGTCCAGGGCATCGGAACCGGCCATCGCCGCGCGCTGGAAGACCTCGTCCGAGCCGTCGACCGTACCGGCCTGAAGCCGGTGATCGACGAGCGCTACCCGCTCACCGAGCTGCCCGCGGCACTCGACCACCTCGACCGCGGCGCCTTCGGCAAGGTCGTCGTCGAAGTGGCCTGA